A window of Syntrophales bacterium genomic DNA:
GCCGACGGCTTCCATCACGAGGGCGCCGTTCTTGTCGTAGGTTCTCACCTTGAGCCCCTTCATGTCAGCGAGGCTCGTCACCTTCTTCTTGGTCCAGAGGCCCGCGCCCGGCCAGGGGGCGATGTAGAGGATCTTCTGGTTCCACTTCTGGGCGGCCTTGTCAAAATGGGGCCGGGAGACGTTCAGCAGGAGGTGAAGCTCGTCGAAGTTGCGGACGAGGAAGGGAAGGGTCACGATCTGGAAGACCTTTTCGTCGCCGGCCACGCCGCTGATGAGCATGTCGGAGACGGGGACCAGGCCGTCACGGACGACCTTCAGGAGTTCCGGGCCCTTGTATCCCAGGGCGCCGCCGGTCTGAACCATCAGTTCCAGTTCCCCGTTCGTGGCAGTCTTCACCTTGGCGGCGAACTCGGTCAGTCCGACGCTGTGCTCGTTCTTCGGGGGCCATACGGAGTTGGCGTTCCACTGGGTCTTGGCCAGGCAGGGCGAGGCAAGGAAGGCCGCAGCGACAACCATGACAAACAGCAGGGTCCAGGTCTTCTTCATCAATCCATTCTCCTTTCCTTGGTTTGATATGGGTGGGTGTGCATCCGGGGCGTTCGGCTCCATCGGCAAGCGGGGCCGATTATAGACCCTCGATCCGGCCAAAGCAAGCCCATTTGAAAAAAAATTCACCCATAAAAACAAGTCGTTGCATGTTTCTTGCGTTCACTCGGAGTATTCCGGCCGTCCATGTCCGGATTCCGTTTATCGGCTGCCTTCCCGGAGCCTTGTCCGTTCCGTGGGCCTGCCGGTGGTCCGCGGGAACTCCCCCAGGAGCTCCTCCACCAGAATGGGCGCATCCCGGATCGTTTCCCCGCAGGATCCTTCGCTCGTGACTTCGCCGTGCCATGCCGGTGCGTCCCCCGCCATGGCCGTGAAGACGAGGATGGCGATTTTCCTGGAGAACCGGGTCTCGGAGAAGGAGCCCTTGATATAGAGCCGTTCATCCATTTGATCCCCTCCCGGCCCGGCGGCGGTCGCGACCCGGACGGGCAGGCATTCATAGGAAACGACCAGCGTGATCTCCGGCCGGGTCTTGTCGCGGACGTACCCCCGGCTTGCGAGGATGCGCGTCACGCTGTCGATCAAAGCCCGTTCCGCCGCCGCGTTCTCGACGCCTTGCGGCAGGACGCGGAATCGGGCCGGTCCGTCCGGTATTCCGCCCCCGGATGTCCCGATACGGACGGACATGATGAGCGTTTCGGACGGCCCGGCGGCCTGAACAGGCGCTGCGGGCGGGAAGAAGAGGCCGGAGACGGCCAGCAGAAGGGCAAGGCGGACGGCGATGGAGTCCTTTCCCGGTGCGGTCTTTTTCACACGGGGAATGATTGTCTTCACGGTGCTGCCCCCTCCTTCCTTCCCTTTGCCTCGTCCACGAACAGAAGCAGCGTCCCGCCGGCCAGGAAGAGAAGGGCCACCGACAGGATGCCGATCCGGGAGGCCGCCGGTCCCTCAAAACCCGCGCCCCGGGCGGCCAGGCCCGACAGGCCGATGAGGGCGGGTCCGAAGATCACGGAGAACTTCCCCACCATGTTGAAGAAGCCGAAAAATTCGGCGGGCCGGTCCGGGGGGATGATCCGGGCGTAGAAGGACCGGCTCAGGGCCTGGATTCCTCCCTGGACGAGTCCGATGGCCGCCGCCATGACAAAGAAGTCCTCCCGGGTCCGCATCAGGCTGCCCCCGATGGTGACGAGGAGATAGACGCCGACGGCCAGCAGGATGGCCCTCTTCGTGCCGATGCGGTCTCCCAGGCGGCCGAAGGCCAGGGCGGCCGGGAAGCCGATGAACTGGACCATCAGGAGGGCCAGGATCAGGTCCTTCGAGGCGAAGCCCAGGGACAGCCCGTAGTCCACGGCCATGCGGATGATGGTGTCCACGCCGTCGATGTAGAACCAGTAGGCCAGGAGAAAGAGGAGAATCGTCGGGTAGCGGCGGATGCCCCGGATCGTCCCGGCGAGATTCTGCCAGCCTTCCCGGAACATGACGCCGATGGAGACCCGCTCTTTCCCGGCGGGCTCCCGGACCCAGAGAAACAGCGGGATCGAGAAGACGAGCCACCAGATTCCCACGGTGACGAAGGAGGCCCGGACCGCCTGGAGCGGATCGGCCAGTCCGAACCGGGCCGGGTCGAGGGTCATCCAGATGTTGACGGCCAGGAGGATCCCGCCGCCCAGGTAGCCAAGGGCATACCCGAGGGCGGAGACGCGGTCCATGTCCTTTCGGCCCGCGACCAGGAGGAGCAGGGCGTCGTAAAAGACGTTCCCGCCGGAGAAGCCGATGAGGGACAGCGCGTAGAGAATCGCCGCGGCCTGCCATTGGCCCGCCTGGACGAGGGACAGGCAGGCCGTGGTGAGGGCGCCCAGTCCCAGGAAGAAAAGAAGGAAGTGTTTCCGGGAGCGTCCCCGGTCGGCGGCGGCTCCCAGGAGGGGAAACAGGAACGCCGCGAGGAGTCCCGCGGCCGCATTGGTGAATCCCAGGCGGGCCGTACTGACGACCGGGTCCGTCCCGGCGCAGCAGAACTCCTTGAAGAAGACCGGCAGGAAACCGGCCATGACGGTGGTGGCGTATGCCGAATTCGCCCAGTCATAGAAGGCCCAGGAAAGGACGGAGCGGCGTCCCTGCGGCGATGACGGCGGATTTTCGATGTTTTCGGATTCGTTCATGATGAAAGGGGTTTACGGAGTCGAAGGGCGGGTGTATGATCCCGACGTTTTGTGATCCATAGCCTTTTTCCCGGGGATTGCCAAGCATTATGCCGCCGCTCCTGATGGATTCTGTCCATGCCCTCCTGGAGCGCCTCCGTGCGCGGTCGGGTGGGACCGTCCGCTTCGAGGAGCGGGAGAACCACCCCGTCCAGGCCACGGTGTCCATGGCCGGCCGGGGCGAGACGGCCCACCGCATCGTCTACCGGAAATCCCACGACGACGGGATCAACCATGCCGTCGCCGGCGGGTGCGCCCACCTCCTCCGTCTCTTCGACGCTCCGGAGGGGGAGCGGTTCGTTCCCGTCTCCAGCCGGAGGACGCTGATGACCTTCCTCATGGAGGAGGAAGAGGACCTGCGGCGCCTGACCGCCGTCTTCGGCCGCGAAAAGATCCGGGACATGGCGGTGATGTGGTACGAGGGGGCGGTGTTCCAGCTCACGCGGATGCCTGCCGACATCATGGTGGAGAAAGGGCTCTACGACGCGCTGCCGGAGCTGCGTCCGGTCCAGGCCCGGATGCTGCGCCAGCAGTGGCGCTCCGCCATCAACGTGCTCACCCCGGACGCCCGGCAATACATGCCGAAGCGGATCCACTTCGCCGCCAACGTGATGAACTTCGCCTTCTTCAAGATTCTCGAGGACCACCTCCGCCTCGACTGGACGGCCCCCTACATGAAGACGATCTTTCTCTTCGACGGCGGCGAGCTGGCGGAGATGACCCGGCGGGAATACGGCGAGGGTCACGCCGGCGACCGGGCCATGATCGACCGCTGGGCGTCGAAGGTGGGCCTGGAGGGATGGTTCGAATGGATTCCCTGGCGGGAGAGGCCCTGAGCGGCGCCTTCCGCATCAACCCAGCCAACCGATCAGGATTGCGCCCGCCTCGCCCACCCGCTCCGCAGGACCGCCCATTCCGTGATCAGAAGCTACCACATGGCCGGTCTCAAAACAGGGTGGCTTTTTCCCCCGAATTCGAATACAGGGAAGGCCGGTTAAGTGTCCAAAGCAGGAAGGAGCCGCTTATGAAAGAGAATAATTCCGTTTTCCGCGGGGCGTCCCGCTACGTCCTCGACGACGAGCTGGCCAAGATCGTCAACGTCTCCATGGCCCTGGAGATGCCCCTCCTCCTCAAGGGGGAGCCCGGCACGGGCAAGACCATGCTGGCCCACGCCATCTCCGAGGCCCTGAACATGCCGCTGATCATCCTCAACGTCAAGTCCAGCATGAAGCTGGTGGACGCCCTCTACCAGTACGACACGCTGACCCGCCTCAACGACAGCCGCTTCGGCGACTCGAAGCGGGACGTCAGCAACATCGAGGAGTACATCCGCATGGGCAAGATCGGCCAGGCTTTCACCGCGGACGTCCGGACAGTGCTGCTCATCGACGAGATCGACAAGGCCGACACGGATTTCCAGGACGACATGCTGGACGTCCTCGACCAGATGCAGTTCGACATCATCGAGGTCGACAAGACCATCACGGCCCGGAACCGCCCGGTCATCATCATCACGTCCAACGCCAAGAAGGACCTCTCGGACCCCTTCCTGGGACGGTGCAACTTCCACCACATCGCCTTCCCGGACCCGGACATGATGCGCCTCATCCTGGACGTCCATTTCCCGAACCTGAACCGGGAACTGGCGGACGTGTGCATCGCCACGTTCTACCGCCTCCGGGAGTTCACGGGGATCGAAAAACGGCCCGCCACGCGGGAGCTGATCAACTGGATCCGCGCCGTCAAGGCCGATCCGGACTTCAAGGTGTCGTCCCTCAAGCAGGGCGGTGTGCCCTACCTGGGGGTACTCTTCAAGAAGAGCCTGGACCTGGAGAACGCAGGCCGGCAGCTCCGGATGCGCGCATAGGGAGCAGGACGTGTTCGTCGAATTCTTCTATACCCTCCGGGACCGGGGAGTTCCCGTCAAGCCCACGTCCTTTCTGAAACTCCAGAAGGCGCTCGGGATGGGGCTCATCTGCTCCGTGGAGGACTTCTACACCGCCGCCCGGTCGATCCTGGTGAAAAGCGAGCGGTACTTCGACACCTACGACCAGGTGTTCGCCCACCATTTCCGGGGGGTGGTCCTGCAGGAGCCGGAGGACGAGGAACTGTCGGAGATGGCCCGGGCCCTCCTGGAGGAGTGGCTGAAAAGCCCCGAGGACGTCGCGGCGGCCCTGGGCATCGAGCAGGAGAAGCTGGCGGAAATGACGCCGGAGGAGCTGATCCGGTACTTCTTCGACCGCCTCAAGGAGCAGACGAAGGCCCACCACGGGGGCAACCGGTGGATCGGCACGAAGGGGACGTCGCCGGTGGGCCACTCCGGGGACCACCCGGGAGGGATGCGGGTGGGCGGGCGCTCGCGGAACAAGTCGGCCATCAAGGTGGCCATGGAGCGGCGCTACCGGGACTACTCCCAGGAAGGCCCCCTGACGGAGAGCCAGATCGGCGAGGCCCTGAAGAAACTGCGCCGGATGACCCCGGCGGGCCCCCGGGACGTGGTGAACGTCGACAAGACCATCTACGAGACGATTCGCAACGGCGGGGAGATCGACATCATCTTCGACCGCCGCCTCAAGGACCGCCTCAAGATCATCCTCATGATCGACAACGGCGGCTGGTCCATGGATCCCTATGTGGCCATCGTCCAGACCCTCTTCAATTACGCCCGGAGCCAGTTCAAGGACCTGAACATCTACTACTTCCACAACACGATCTACAGCCGGGTATTTCAGGATCCCCAGCGCCACCGGAAGCCCGAGCGCCTGGAGGAGTTCATCCGGAAGGACCCGGAGACCCGGCTGATCTTCGTGGGCGACGCCAGCATGGCCCCCTACGAGCTGATGCACGTCAACGGCTCCATCTACATCGACCAGAGGGAGCACCAGGCCAGCATCGACCGGCTGAAGTTTCTCTCCCGGACCTTCCGGCACTCTGTGTGGCTGAATCCCCAGACCGAGGACGAGTGGGGCTACACCTGGACCGTCGGGGTCATCCGCCAGGTCTTCCCCATGTTCGAGCTGTCGCTGGACGGGCTGGATAAAGCGGTTCAGTACCTGATGTCCCGCCATTGAACGACGGGCTGTTGAAAACAGGCCGTCTGCTGCGTTTCCCTCATCCCCAGCCACTCGACGTACGGATAAAGTACGCCTCGAGGCTGGGAATTTCGGGGGCCTTGCATCCGGGTATTTTTTTGAACAGCCCGCCATATGCTTCTGGCAGGGACGTCCCAATTGCTGCTCTGGAACCGACCGGCCGCGATCCTGCTACTGGCCGGTTCGGTCGGGGCGCGGGGGCTGCCACGGGGGCTTCCGCCGTCGCGAAAACGTTTCCTTCCTCTGCCTTTTGAAACCGGGAAGCCGTGAAGAAGGAAACGTTTTCCAATGGCTCCTCTGGAAACCCCCGGTCGCGCCCCCGCGGACGTCGGCCGGTAAATAGGGACACTTCCCCTATATTTACTCACGAAAGTCAATCCGGGGAGAGTGGCTTCCCGGAGCGCGAATCGCGGCTTTTTCGGGCGACCCTGCCGTCGCAGCGCAGCACCCGCAAAGTCATCCGTCTCTACGCCGTCCGGCACGAGTTATGACTTTGCATCGGCGCGAGACGATGCAGGGTCGAAAAACGCTTCTGAGCGCGGGGGAAGTCTCCTCGTGTTTCTATTTGATCAGCTTGAAAAGTTCCTTCGCCTTCGGGTGGGCCGCTGTTTCCAGAAGTTCGAAGAGGATCATCTCGGTGCTTGCCGGGATGGCTCCCTCGGCGGTCATCCGGCCGATGCCGATCTCCCGGTTGGCCGCGGTTCTTGACGACACGGCGTCGGCGGCCAGGTGGACCTCGAACCCCGCATCGAGCAGGTCTATGCAGGTCTGGTAGACGCACACATGGGCCTCGATCCCCAGGAGGATCAGCTGTTCCCGGCCGGTGGCCTTGAGCGCCGCGGCGAACGGCTCGTGGCGCCAGCAGCTGAAGGTCTCCTTCACGACGGGCTCAATGTCCGGCAGGATCTCCCGGATTTCGGGCACTGTCCCGCCGATCTTCACCTGTTCGGTGAGAATGACGGGGATTCCCAGTGACCGGGCTCCCTGGAGGAGCTTCCGGCAGTTCTGGAGGAGGAACTCCCGGTCGTCCATGGCGCGGTAGAGATTTCCCTGGATGTCGATGGCTACCAGGATCGCCCTGTCGATCTTCAGCATGTCTTTTGGTCTCCCTTGCTTAAAAGAGAAGGTTTCCGGAGCGGGCCTGTTCGTGGCCGGTCCGCCGGGGCACACGGTCAGGAGTCGCAGCCGGGTTTCTCTCCGCCCCCGCTGCCGAACGGCACTTTCCTGGGCGGGCCGGCCCGGAAGAGGGAACTCGTCAGCGGTGTTTCCGGCAGGATTCCCTGCAGGAAAGAGGCCGTATCGAGGAGGGCGTCCAGATCGATCCCTGTATCGATTCCCATTGAGCGGAAGAGGAACACCAGATCCTCCGTGGCCACGTTTCCCGATGCCCCCGGCGCAAAGGGGCAACCGCCCAGGCCGCCCAGGGCGGAGTCGAAGACCCGGATTCCCGTTTCCCAGGCTTTCAGGGCGTTGGCCAGGCCCAGGCCCCGGGTGTTGTGCAGGTGCACACCGAAGGTGACTTCCGGGAAAGCGGCAAGACAGGCCTTCAGGATCGTTTCCACCTGTGCGGGATATCCCCAGCCGACGGTGTCGCAGAGTGTGATCTCCCGGATCCCGAGCAGGATGGTTTTCTCCACGTACTCCAGGATCACCGCCGTCTCCAGGTAGCCTTCAAAGGGGCAGCCGAAGACGGTTGCCAGGTTGACCCGGAAGGAGAGGCCGGGGGCCCGGTCGAACTCGCCGAGAACCAGCCGGAGCGCTGAGAGAGACTCCTCCGGCGTCTGGCGGACGTTGTTCTGGTTGTGGGAGCGGCTGACGGAGAAAAAGAAGTCGAGCTTGCTCACGCCCGCCTCTACGGCGTCCCGGGCTCCCTGGAGATTCGGGACCAGGGTGGTCAGAATGACACCGCTGTCCCGGAGGTCACGGACATCCGCCAGGACCTCCTTCATGTCCCGGAACTGGGGAATAGCCCGCGGATTGACGAAGGCGCCCGCCTGGATCTCCCGTACGCCGCAGGCCGCCAGCCGCCGGATCAGGTCGGTCTTCCGGTCCGTCGCGACGAAGACGGACAGGTTCTGGAGGCCGTCGCGGGGCCCGACTTCGACGATGCGAACTCCTGCCGGTTTCATGAGCGGCTGCCTGGGGGAAGGG
This region includes:
- a CDS encoding MFS transporter; its protein translation is MNESENIENPPSSPQGRRSVLSWAFYDWANSAYATTVMAGFLPVFFKEFCCAGTDPVVSTARLGFTNAAAGLLAAFLFPLLGAAADRGRSRKHFLLFFLGLGALTTACLSLVQAGQWQAAAILYALSLIGFSGGNVFYDALLLLVAGRKDMDRVSALGYALGYLGGGILLAVNIWMTLDPARFGLADPLQAVRASFVTVGIWWLVFSIPLFLWVREPAGKERVSIGVMFREGWQNLAGTIRGIRRYPTILLFLLAYWFYIDGVDTIIRMAVDYGLSLGFASKDLILALLMVQFIGFPAALAFGRLGDRIGTKRAILLAVGVYLLVTIGGSLMRTREDFFVMAAAIGLVQGGIQALSRSFYARIIPPDRPAEFFGFFNMVGKFSVIFGPALIGLSGLAARGAGFEGPAASRIGILSVALLFLAGGTLLLFVDEAKGRKEGAAP
- a CDS encoding hydroxymethylglutaryl-CoA lyase; the protein is MKPAGVRIVEVGPRDGLQNLSVFVATDRKTDLIRRLAACGVREIQAGAFVNPRAIPQFRDMKEVLADVRDLRDSGVILTTLVPNLQGARDAVEAGVSKLDFFFSVSRSHNQNNVRQTPEESLSALRLVLGEFDRAPGLSFRVNLATVFGCPFEGYLETAVILEYVEKTILLGIREITLCDTVGWGYPAQVETILKACLAAFPEVTFGVHLHNTRGLGLANALKAWETGIRVFDSALGGLGGCPFAPGASGNVATEDLVFLFRSMGIDTGIDLDALLDTASFLQGILPETPLTSSLFRAGPPRKVPFGSGGGEKPGCDS
- a CDS encoding hydrolase, whose translation is MLKIDRAILVAIDIQGNLYRAMDDREFLLQNCRKLLQGARSLGIPVILTEQVKIGGTVPEIREILPDIEPVVKETFSCWRHEPFAAALKATGREQLILLGIEAHVCVYQTCIDLLDAGFEVHLAADAVSSRTAANREIGIGRMTAEGAIPASTEMILFELLETAAHPKAKELFKLIK
- a CDS encoding MoxR family ATPase, producing the protein MKENNSVFRGASRYVLDDELAKIVNVSMALEMPLLLKGEPGTGKTMLAHAISEALNMPLIILNVKSSMKLVDALYQYDTLTRLNDSRFGDSKRDVSNIEEYIRMGKIGQAFTADVRTVLLIDEIDKADTDFQDDMLDVLDQMQFDIIEVDKTITARNRPVIIITSNAKKDLSDPFLGRCNFHHIAFPDPDMMRLILDVHFPNLNRELADVCIATFYRLREFTGIEKRPATRELINWIRAVKADPDFKVSSLKQGGVPYLGVLFKKSLDLENAGRQLRMRA
- a CDS encoding TRAP transporter substrate-binding protein, which gives rise to MKKTWTLLFVMVVAAAFLASPCLAKTQWNANSVWPPKNEHSVGLTEFAAKVKTATNGELELMVQTGGALGYKGPELLKVVRDGLVPVSDMLISGVAGDEKVFQIVTLPFLVRNFDELHLLLNVSRPHFDKAAQKWNQKILYIAPWPGAGLWTKKKVTSLADMKGLKVRTYDKNGALVMEAVGATPLALPFSEVYTSLQTGVIDSVMTSTPTAVDGKFWEVLKYFEPLNITIATNMVTVNLKAFQKLPKAQQDALVKAGKEMETAMWARVKKWDKDMEAISNKNGIQTVKPTKKQIAELEKITEGIRADWLKTAPPDARKIYADFMKKVKR
- a CDS encoding DUF4136 domain-containing protein, encoding MKTIIPRVKKTAPGKDSIAVRLALLLAVSGLFFPPAAPVQAAGPSETLIMSVRIGTSGGGIPDGPARFRVLPQGVENAAAERALIDSVTRILASRGYVRDKTRPEITLVVSYECLPVRVATAAGPGGDQMDERLYIKGSFSETRFSRKIAILVFTAMAGDAPAWHGEVTSEGSCGETIRDAPILVEELLGEFPRTTGRPTERTRLREGSR